In the genome of Nocardioides seonyuensis, one region contains:
- a CDS encoding glutamate synthase subunit beta has protein sequence MADPKGFLKHGREVATRREVAERTKDWDEVYPDGIGRALLPIINTQASRCMDCGIPFCHQGCPLGNIIPEWNDLVWRDDWDGAMDRLHATNNFPEFTGRLCPAPCETACVLGINQDPVTIKNVEVSIIDRAWGSGYVRPQPPEWLSGKTVAVIGSGPAGLAAAQQLTRAGHTVAVYERADKIGGLLRYGIPEFKMEKKHLDRRLDQMRREGTVFRPGVDVGNDLTGAQLTTRYDAVVLAMGATEARDLPIPGREATGIHQAMEFLPQANRVSLGEEVVDQITATGKDVVIIGGGDTGADCLGTSIRQGARSITQLEIMPQPGLDRPAHQPWPTYPMTFRVSSAHEEGGDRVYAVSTQEFLADDSGHVRALTLVEVDAKFAPVPGTEREIQAQLVLLAMGFTGPEKAGLVDQLGVELDDRGNVSRGDTYASSVEGVFVAGDVGRGQSLIVWAIAEGRAAAAAVDTYLTGSSTLPVPIRPHERPLTV, from the coding sequence ATGGCTGACCCCAAGGGCTTTCTCAAGCACGGTCGCGAGGTCGCGACCAGGCGCGAGGTTGCGGAGCGCACCAAGGACTGGGACGAGGTCTACCCCGACGGCATCGGCCGCGCGCTGCTGCCGATCATCAACACCCAGGCGTCGCGCTGCATGGACTGCGGCATCCCGTTCTGCCACCAGGGGTGCCCGCTGGGCAACATCATCCCCGAGTGGAACGACCTGGTGTGGCGTGACGACTGGGACGGCGCGATGGACCGGCTCCACGCGACGAACAACTTCCCCGAGTTCACCGGCCGGTTGTGCCCCGCTCCCTGCGAGACCGCGTGCGTGCTCGGGATCAACCAGGACCCGGTGACGATCAAGAACGTCGAGGTCTCGATCATCGACCGCGCCTGGGGCTCCGGCTACGTCCGTCCCCAGCCCCCGGAGTGGCTCTCGGGCAAGACCGTCGCGGTCATCGGCTCCGGACCGGCCGGGCTGGCTGCCGCCCAGCAGCTCACCCGCGCGGGTCACACTGTCGCGGTCTACGAGCGCGCCGACAAGATCGGCGGGCTGCTTCGCTACGGCATCCCCGAGTTCAAGATGGAGAAGAAGCACCTCGACCGCCGCCTCGACCAGATGCGGCGCGAAGGAACGGTGTTCCGTCCCGGGGTCGACGTGGGCAACGACCTGACGGGTGCCCAGCTGACCACGCGGTACGACGCCGTGGTGCTGGCCATGGGGGCCACCGAGGCGCGGGACCTGCCGATCCCCGGACGCGAGGCGACGGGCATCCACCAGGCGATGGAGTTCCTGCCGCAGGCCAACCGCGTCTCCCTCGGGGAGGAGGTGGTCGACCAGATCACCGCCACGGGCAAGGACGTGGTCATCATCGGCGGGGGAGACACCGGAGCCGACTGCCTCGGCACGTCGATCCGGCAGGGAGCACGTTCGATCACCCAGCTGGAGATCATGCCCCAGCCGGGCCTCGACCGTCCCGCGCACCAGCCGTGGCCGACCTACCCCATGACCTTCCGGGTGTCGTCCGCGCACGAGGAGGGCGGTGACCGGGTCTACGCCGTCTCGACGCAGGAGTTCCTGGCCGACGACTCCGGCCACGTCCGGGCCCTGACCCTCGTCGAGGTGGACGCGAAGTTCGCGCCCGTCCCGGGCACCGAGCGCGAGATCCAGGCGCAGCTGGTGCTCCTCGCGATGGGCTTCACCGGTCCTGAGAAGGCCGGGCTGGTCGACCAGCTGGGCGTCGAGCTCGACGACCGGGGCAACGTCTCCCGGGGCGACACCTACGCCTCGTCCGTCGAGGGCGTCTTCGTCGCCGGCGACGTGGGGCGGGGCCAGTCGCTGATCGTCTGGGCGATCGCCGAGGGGAGAGCCGCGGCCGCGGCCGTCGACACCTACCTCACCGGCTCGAGCACGCTCCCGGTGCCGATCAGGCCCCACGAGCGCCCCCTGACCGTGTGA
- a CDS encoding GNAT family N-acetyltransferase: MSRSPVTVRAAEPRDVAALREVWQDALRRTTADEQRADVAKVLAEVVGAGDKMIAVAEYDGVVAGAVFLEATTLTPLNLEQSVLAVSPHVLPQFRRKGVGSALFEAAVRFAEQRGIPHVTTAATAESRDANRFMARLSLSPQATLRVGATSAVRARLTSRRPANGSAAASSRQIDRVLAARRFRKERIPG; this comes from the coding sequence ATGAGCAGATCACCTGTGACCGTGCGCGCGGCCGAGCCGCGCGACGTCGCCGCCCTGCGTGAGGTCTGGCAGGACGCCCTGCGCCGGACCACGGCCGACGAGCAGCGGGCCGACGTGGCCAAGGTCCTGGCCGAGGTCGTCGGAGCCGGCGACAAGATGATCGCCGTGGCCGAGTACGACGGCGTGGTCGCCGGTGCCGTCTTCCTCGAGGCCACGACGCTCACCCCCCTGAACCTCGAGCAGAGCGTCCTGGCGGTCTCGCCGCACGTGCTGCCGCAGTTCCGCCGCAAGGGCGTCGGGAGCGCGCTGTTCGAGGCGGCGGTGCGCTTCGCGGAGCAGCGCGGGATCCCGCACGTCACGACCGCGGCGACAGCGGAGTCCCGCGACGCCAACAGGTTCATGGCTCGGCTCTCGCTGTCTCCGCAGGCCACGCTGCGCGTCGGCGCCACCAGCGCCGTCCGCGCGCGGCTCACGTCCCGACGACCCGCCAACGGCTCCGCTGCCGCGAGCAGCCGCCAGATCGACCGGGTCCTGGCCGCACGACGCTTCCGCAAGGAGCGGATCCCGGGCTGA
- a CDS encoding ABC transporter ATP-binding protein, producing MTANDDGQTVAGTDAVDQAAREEHLRRAEGAVLRADDLIAGYLPGVNILNGADLYCQDGELVGIIGPNGAGKSTLLKALFGLVKVHTGSVQLRGEDVTNQRADELVAKGIGFVPQTNNVFPSLTIAENLQMGCYQAPKQLSTRLDFVHSIFPALHDRRNQRAGSLSGGERQMVAMGRALMMDPSVLLLDEPSAGLSPAMQDEVFVQTRAINKAGVSVVMVEQNAARCLQICDRAYVLDQGRNAYTGTGRALAGDPKVIELYLGTLAKNQ from the coding sequence GTGACCGCCAACGACGACGGCCAGACCGTCGCAGGGACCGACGCGGTAGACCAGGCGGCTCGTGAGGAGCACCTGCGTCGCGCCGAGGGCGCCGTGCTTCGCGCCGACGACCTGATCGCGGGCTACCTGCCCGGGGTGAACATCCTCAACGGGGCGGATCTCTACTGCCAGGACGGTGAGCTCGTCGGCATCATCGGTCCCAACGGAGCTGGCAAGTCGACCTTGCTCAAGGCGCTCTTCGGCCTGGTGAAGGTCCACACCGGCAGCGTGCAGCTGCGCGGTGAGGACGTCACCAACCAGCGAGCCGACGAGCTGGTCGCCAAGGGCATCGGGTTCGTCCCGCAGACCAACAACGTCTTCCCGAGCCTCACGATCGCCGAGAACCTCCAGATGGGTTGCTACCAGGCGCCCAAGCAGCTCTCGACGCGGCTGGACTTCGTGCACAGCATCTTTCCTGCCCTGCATGACCGTCGCAATCAGCGTGCCGGTTCGCTGTCGGGTGGTGAACGACAGATGGTGGCCATGGGCCGTGCCCTGATGATGGATCCCTCCGTGCTCCTGCTCGACGAGCCGTCAGCCGGACTCTCCCCCGCCATGCAGGACGAGGTCTTCGTGCAGACCCGCGCCATCAACAAGGCCGGCGTGTCCGTCGTCATGGTCGAGCAGAACGCCGCGCGGTGCCTGCAGATCTGCGACCGCGCCTACGTGCTCGACCAGGGCCGCAACGCCTACACAGGCACCGGGCGCGCGCTGGCCGGTGACCCCAAGGTGATCGAGCTCTACCTGGGAACGCTCGCCAAGAACCAGTGA
- a CDS encoding branched-chain amino acid ABC transporter permease encodes MHPRVTRPRRQPRLRLHTLLLVIGILAGGLSLVGAPAQAEEEQTNTISGFLRNSAEDNAPVPGVEINVTAPDGSEHVGTSDEEGRFEIEVPGEGGEYSVTINQDTLPEGVTLRDQSKSELTRTLNPGQSAVFLFPIGPDTRDVATKWDRVPQLIYNGLLFGLIIAMASLGLSMIFGTTGLTNFAHGELVTFGALVAFFFNSTLGMPFVVAAVLAVLLGLVFGWVQDTGLWRPLRRRGTGLIAMMIVSIGLQFLLRNLFQYFTGGRTQNYNDYVTPSGYDVAGINVTTRDMVMAAVSVVAIVGVTLALNRTRLGRATRAVADNPALASSTGINVDRVISLVWVVGTALAALAGVFLGFSLGVTFQMGQLVLLLLFAAVCVGGLGSVWGALVGSLIIGVLIELSTLVIPSDLKNAGAMLLLIVILLVRPQGLLGRRERIG; translated from the coding sequence ATGCATCCACGTGTCACCCGCCCCCGGCGGCAACCGCGCCTCCGTCTCCACACCCTGCTCCTGGTCATCGGCATCCTGGCAGGGGGGCTGAGTCTCGTGGGAGCTCCCGCCCAGGCCGAGGAGGAGCAGACCAACACCATCTCCGGGTTCCTGCGCAACAGCGCCGAGGACAACGCGCCCGTCCCCGGTGTCGAGATCAACGTCACCGCACCGGACGGCTCCGAGCACGTCGGCACCAGCGACGAAGAGGGGCGGTTCGAGATCGAGGTCCCCGGCGAGGGCGGCGAGTACAGCGTCACGATCAACCAGGACACGCTCCCCGAGGGCGTCACCCTGCGTGACCAGAGCAAGAGCGAGCTGACCCGCACCCTGAACCCCGGGCAGTCGGCGGTCTTCCTCTTTCCCATCGGTCCCGACACGCGTGACGTGGCGACCAAGTGGGACCGGGTGCCCCAGCTGATCTACAACGGACTGCTGTTCGGGCTGATCATCGCGATGGCCTCGCTGGGCCTGTCGATGATCTTCGGCACCACGGGCCTCACCAACTTCGCGCACGGCGAGCTCGTCACCTTCGGCGCGCTGGTCGCCTTCTTCTTCAACAGCACCCTGGGGATGCCCTTCGTGGTCGCCGCGGTCCTTGCCGTGCTGCTGGGCCTGGTCTTCGGTTGGGTCCAGGACACCGGCCTGTGGCGCCCGCTCCGCCGCAGGGGCACCGGCCTGATCGCGATGATGATCGTCTCCATCGGCTTGCAGTTCCTGCTGCGCAACCTCTTCCAGTACTTCACCGGCGGGCGCACCCAGAACTACAACGACTACGTCACTCCCTCCGGCTACGACGTCGCCGGGATCAATGTCACGACCCGCGACATGGTGATGGCCGCCGTGTCCGTCGTCGCCATCGTCGGCGTCACGCTCGCCCTCAACCGAACCCGGCTCGGGCGAGCCACGCGAGCCGTCGCGGACAACCCGGCGCTGGCCAGCTCGACCGGGATCAACGTGGATCGCGTCATCTCGTTGGTCTGGGTCGTCGGCACGGCCCTCGCGGCCCTGGCGGGCGTGTTCCTCGGGTTCTCGCTGGGGGTCACCTTCCAGATGGGCCAGCTGGTCCTGCTCCTGCTCTTCGCCGCCGTGTGCGTCGGAGGTCTCGGATCTGTCTGGGGCGCACTCGTCGGCAGCCTCATCATCGGCGTCCTCATCGAGCTGTCCACCCTGGTCATCCCCTCTGACCTGAAGAACGCCGGCGCGATGCTGCTGCTCATCGTCATCCTGCTCGTCAGGCCACAGGGCCTGCTCGGGCGCCGCGAAAGAATCGGCTGA
- a CDS encoding ANTAR domain-containing response regulator, with translation MTQPDETTATTAVRRVVIAEDEALIRMDLAEMLGEEGYDVVGQAGDGRRAVELARELRPDLVVLDVKMPVLDGIAAAEVIAGERIAAVVILTAFSQRELVERARDAGAMAYLVKPFTRSDLVPAIEMALSRFAEVALLEQEVSDLQESLATRKAVERAKSVLQDQLGLSESDAFRWIQKTAMDLRLSMRQVAEGVVEHGPGTTGVR, from the coding sequence GTGACCCAGCCCGACGAGACCACCGCCACCACCGCCGTACGCCGCGTCGTGATCGCCGAGGACGAAGCCCTCATCCGGATGGACCTCGCAGAGATGCTCGGCGAGGAGGGGTACGACGTCGTGGGGCAGGCCGGCGACGGCCGGCGCGCGGTCGAGCTGGCGCGGGAGCTGCGGCCCGACCTCGTGGTCCTCGACGTCAAGATGCCGGTCCTCGACGGGATCGCGGCAGCCGAGGTGATCGCGGGCGAGCGGATCGCCGCGGTGGTGATCCTCACGGCGTTCTCCCAGCGCGAGCTCGTGGAGCGGGCCCGCGATGCTGGTGCGATGGCCTATCTGGTCAAGCCCTTCACCCGCAGCGACCTCGTCCCCGCCATCGAGATGGCCCTCAGCCGGTTCGCCGAGGTCGCCCTGCTGGAGCAGGAGGTGTCCGACCTCCAGGAGTCCCTGGCCACGCGCAAGGCCGTCGAGCGGGCCAAGAGCGTCCTCCAGGACCAGCTCGGCCTGTCCGAGTCGGACGCGTTCCGGTGGATCCAGAAGACGGCCATGGACCTGCGCCTGTCCATGCGACAGGTCGCCGAAGGAGTGGTGGAGCACGGCCCCGGCACCACGGGCGTTCGATGA
- a CDS encoding hotdog fold thioesterase: MTDATPDDATPDASPDLATMTIEEFVAYMPQGMGRLNEKMGVQLVEISAERIVGTMPVEGNTQPFGLLHGGASVVLAETLGSIGSAIHAYPAKIAVGVDINATHHRAATSGVVTGVATAIHLGRSSTSYDVVLTDERGRRVCTSRITCALIDAAPSGGA; this comes from the coding sequence ATGACCGACGCCACGCCCGACGACGCCACGCCCGACGCCAGCCCTGACCTGGCAACCATGACCATCGAGGAGTTCGTCGCCTACATGCCGCAGGGCATGGGGCGGCTCAACGAGAAGATGGGCGTGCAGCTCGTCGAGATCTCCGCCGAGAGGATCGTGGGCACCATGCCGGTCGAGGGGAACACCCAACCCTTCGGGCTGCTGCACGGAGGCGCCTCGGTCGTCCTGGCCGAGACCCTCGGGTCGATCGGCTCGGCGATCCATGCCTACCCCGCCAAGATCGCGGTCGGCGTCGACATCAACGCCACCCATCACCGCGCGGCGACGAGTGGCGTGGTGACCGGGGTGGCGACCGCGATCCACCTCGGCCGCAGCTCCACGTCGTACGACGTCGTGCTCACCGACGAGCGCGGCCGACGGGTGTGCACGTCCCGCATCACCTGCGCGCTGATCGACGCAGCTCCGAGCGGCGGGGCCTGA
- a CDS encoding ABC transporter ATP-binding protein, producing the protein MPADAPSTSGSAASVAALKDVPTEPGAPKPDPIVVADNITRQFGGLKAVDVDHVEIQRGVITALIGPNGAGKTTFFNLLTGFDKPDTGEWSFNGQTLKNVAPHKIARRGMVRTFQLTKVLSKLTVLENMRLGATGQRGEGFLAAPLRMLWSGQEQSNTERARELLSRFKLDAKEDEFAGSLSGGQRKLLEMARALMVSPELVMLDEPMAGVNPALKQSLLGHVKSLREDGMTVLFVEHDMDMVRDISDWVIVMAQGRVIAEGPPSSIMADQRVIDAYLGAHHDTDISELEDVLASEGHGGITAEIGEDK; encoded by the coding sequence ATGCCCGCTGACGCCCCCTCCACCTCCGGCTCCGCCGCCTCGGTCGCGGCCTTGAAGGACGTCCCGACCGAGCCGGGCGCCCCGAAGCCCGACCCCATCGTGGTCGCGGACAACATCACCCGACAGTTCGGCGGTCTCAAGGCTGTCGACGTGGACCACGTCGAGATCCAGCGGGGAGTCATCACCGCTCTCATCGGACCCAACGGTGCAGGCAAGACCACGTTCTTCAACCTGCTGACGGGCTTCGACAAGCCTGACACCGGCGAGTGGTCCTTCAACGGCCAGACCCTCAAGAACGTCGCTCCCCACAAGATCGCCCGACGTGGCATGGTGCGGACGTTCCAGCTGACCAAGGTGCTCTCCAAGCTCACCGTCCTGGAGAACATGCGCCTGGGCGCGACCGGGCAGCGGGGTGAGGGCTTCCTCGCCGCGCCGTTGCGGATGCTGTGGAGCGGGCAGGAGCAGTCCAACACCGAACGGGCGCGGGAGCTCCTGTCACGGTTCAAGCTCGACGCCAAGGAGGATGAGTTCGCCGGGTCGCTCTCGGGGGGGCAGCGCAAGCTCCTCGAGATGGCCCGCGCGCTCATGGTGTCCCCCGAGCTGGTGATGCTCGACGAGCCGATGGCCGGCGTCAACCCCGCCCTCAAGCAGTCGTTGCTGGGGCACGTGAAGTCACTGCGCGAGGACGGCATGACGGTGCTGTTCGTCGAGCACGACATGGACATGGTGCGCGACATCTCCGACTGGGTGATCGTCATGGCACAGGGTCGCGTGATCGCCGAGGGCCCCCCGTCCTCGATCATGGCCGACCAGCGCGTCATCGACGCCTACCTCGGTGCCCACCACGACACCGACATCAGCGAGCTCGAGGACGTCCTGGCGTCCGAGGGACACGGAGGCATCACCGCAGAGATCGGGGAGGACAAGTGA
- the pyk gene encoding pyruvate kinase, with protein sequence MRRAKIVCTLGPATDSREGVRALVEAGMDVARLNMSHGSHADHERVYRLVREASDDSGHAIGIFADLQGPKIRLETFADGPVEVVDGQEFTITTREVPGDARTCGTTYKGLPGDVGVGDPILIDDGRVRLEVTSVSDTDVTTRVVVGGTLSNHKGINLPGVAVSVPALSEKDVADLRWALRLGVDFVALSFVRSADDVDDVRAVMEEEGVHVPVIAKIEKPQAIDNIDAIIAAFDGIMVARGDLGVECPLEDVPIHQKRIIAKARVNAKPVIVATQMLESMISSPAPTRAEASDVANAVLDGADAVMLSGETSVGDYPEGTVRTMARIVASTENHGVFHMAAVSWEPRTRGGIIAKAAAEVAERVGAKYLVAFTASGDSARRLARYRPQTPILAFTPTDRVRSQLSMSWGVETFKTPEVEHTDEMVRQVDEALLHIGRVQEGDLVVIIAGSPPGIPGSTNALRIHRMGDAINEVAPAYRRR encoded by the coding sequence GTGCGTAGAGCCAAGATCGTCTGCACCCTGGGACCAGCCACCGACAGTCGCGAGGGTGTCCGTGCGCTCGTCGAGGCCGGCATGGACGTCGCCCGCCTCAACATGAGCCATGGGTCCCACGCCGACCACGAGCGTGTCTACCGTCTCGTGCGGGAGGCCTCGGACGACTCGGGCCACGCCATCGGGATCTTCGCGGACCTGCAGGGGCCCAAGATCCGGCTGGAGACGTTCGCCGACGGCCCCGTCGAGGTTGTCGACGGCCAGGAGTTCACCATCACGACGCGCGAGGTGCCCGGCGACGCCCGCACCTGCGGCACCACCTACAAGGGCCTGCCCGGCGACGTCGGGGTCGGCGACCCGATCCTCATCGACGACGGCCGCGTGCGACTCGAGGTCACCTCCGTCTCCGACACCGACGTCACCACCAGGGTCGTGGTCGGAGGCACCCTCAGCAACCACAAGGGCATCAACCTGCCCGGGGTTGCTGTCTCCGTGCCCGCACTGTCGGAGAAGGACGTCGCCGACCTGCGGTGGGCGCTGCGCCTGGGCGTCGACTTCGTGGCGCTGAGCTTCGTGCGCAGCGCCGACGACGTCGACGACGTGCGCGCGGTGATGGAGGAGGAGGGCGTCCACGTCCCGGTCATCGCGAAGATCGAGAAGCCCCAGGCCATCGACAACATCGATGCCATCATCGCGGCCTTCGACGGGATCATGGTCGCGCGGGGCGACCTCGGTGTGGAGTGCCCGCTGGAGGACGTGCCGATCCACCAGAAGCGGATCATCGCCAAGGCCCGCGTCAACGCCAAGCCGGTCATCGTCGCCACCCAGATGCTGGAGTCCATGATCAGCTCCCCGGCGCCGACCCGGGCCGAGGCCTCCGACGTCGCCAACGCCGTCCTCGACGGCGCGGACGCGGTGATGCTCTCCGGCGAGACGTCGGTCGGCGACTACCCCGAGGGCACCGTGCGCACCATGGCGCGGATCGTCGCCTCGACCGAGAACCACGGCGTCTTCCACATGGCCGCGGTCAGCTGGGAGCCCCGCACCCGGGGTGGGATCATCGCCAAGGCCGCCGCCGAGGTCGCCGAGCGCGTCGGTGCGAAGTACCTCGTGGCCTTCACCGCCAGCGGTGATTCCGCCCGGCGGCTCGCGCGCTACCGGCCCCAGACTCCGATCCTCGCGTTCACGCCGACCGACCGGGTCCGCTCCCAGCTCTCGATGTCGTGGGGGGTGGAGACGTTCAAGACGCCCGAGGTCGAGCACACCGACGAGATGGTCCGGCAGGTCGACGAGGCCCTGCTGCACATCGGCCGGGTCCAGGAGGGCGACCTGGTGGTGATCATCGCGGGCTCGCCCCCCGGCATCCCCGGCTCCACCAACGCCCTGCGCATCCACCGGATGGGCGACGCGATCAACGAGGTGGCCCCGGCCTACCGCCGTCGCTGA
- a CDS encoding ABC transporter substrate-binding protein, whose protein sequence is MKLNTLSARLGVVAVASALVLAGCGDSGSDDGDSGADSTDTTSDTGDTGDTSGAQLYFVDGNTADYSEDFDAGTLAGVRATYPGAELGDDFRQRMLEVDPKLKDFTYGPESYDATIVAALAAVAAGNDSGKAIAQEMQGVTSEGEKCTDFAGCVEILDGGGDIDYDGVSGPIEFNSTGSPSSATIGIFEYADDNTYAPENFVTGEIPDVAEVAAGQKVSGKAAKGDGTLTIGTLLPQSGDLAFLGPPEFAGVDMAVQEINEAGGVLGKDVKQVKADSGDGTPNIAPSETDKLLRGGADAIIGAASSSVSLSVIDKITGAGVVQISPANTSTAFDTYDDGGLYFRTAPSDVLQGSVMANLVLEDGYDNVAILARQDSYGEALADNVEKFFTESGGTVVSKKLYDPNAANFSAEVNAIAAEDPDAIVLISFDETKKIVPELIKAGLGQKQD, encoded by the coding sequence ATGAAGCTCAACACACTGAGCGCCCGACTCGGAGTCGTGGCCGTGGCCAGCGCACTCGTCCTCGCTGGCTGTGGGGACAGCGGCTCTGACGACGGGGACTCGGGTGCCGACAGCACCGACACCACGAGCGACACCGGCGACACCGGCGACACGTCCGGTGCCCAGCTCTACTTCGTGGACGGCAACACCGCCGACTACAGCGAGGACTTCGACGCCGGCACCCTCGCCGGCGTGCGCGCGACCTACCCCGGTGCCGAGCTCGGTGACGACTTCAGGCAGCGGATGCTCGAGGTCGACCCCAAGCTGAAGGACTTCACCTACGGTCCCGAGTCCTACGACGCGACGATCGTGGCAGCGCTGGCTGCCGTGGCAGCCGGCAACGACAGCGGCAAGGCCATCGCCCAGGAGATGCAGGGCGTGACGTCCGAGGGTGAGAAGTGCACCGACTTCGCCGGTTGCGTGGAGATCCTCGACGGCGGCGGCGACATCGACTACGACGGTGTGTCCGGTCCGATCGAGTTCAACTCGACCGGCAGCCCGTCCTCGGCGACCATCGGCATCTTCGAGTACGCCGACGACAACACCTACGCTCCCGAGAACTTCGTCACCGGCGAGATCCCGGACGTGGCCGAGGTCGCGGCCGGTCAGAAGGTCAGCGGCAAGGCGGCCAAGGGCGACGGCACGCTGACCATCGGCACCCTGCTGCCCCAGAGCGGTGACCTCGCGTTCCTCGGGCCCCCGGAGTTCGCAGGTGTCGACATGGCTGTCCAGGAGATCAACGAGGCCGGCGGTGTGCTCGGCAAGGACGTCAAGCAGGTCAAGGCCGACTCGGGTGACGGCACGCCCAACATCGCGCCGTCCGAGACGGACAAGCTGCTGCGCGGTGGCGCGGACGCCATCATCGGTGCCGCGTCGTCCTCGGTGTCCCTCTCGGTGATCGACAAGATCACTGGCGCGGGCGTCGTGCAGATCTCGCCGGCCAACACCTCGACCGCATTCGACACCTACGACGACGGCGGGCTCTACTTCCGCACCGCTCCCTCCGACGTGCTGCAGGGCTCGGTCATGGCCAACCTCGTGCTGGAGGACGGCTACGACAACGTCGCGATCCTGGCTCGCCAGGACTCCTACGGCGAGGCGCTCGCGGACAACGTGGAGAAGTTCTTCACCGAGTCCGGCGGCACGGTCGTGTCGAAGAAGCTCTACGACCCCAACGCTGCCAACTTCAGCGCCGAGGTCAACGCCATCGCGGCTGAGGACCCGGACGCGATCGTCCTGATCTCCTTCGACGAGACCAAGAAGATCGTCCCCGAGCTGATCAAGGCCGGGCTGGGACAGAAGCAGGACTGA
- a CDS encoding branched-chain amino acid ABC transporter permease produces MEILQGAFHDAFSPFALSFVLAAVGLNVHFGYTGLLNFGQAAFAAVGAYGMAVAIASFDVPLFPALLLGIVGSVILALILGVPTLRLRADYLAIVTIAAAEILRLMFSTSFKEYFHARDGVSGFTTGFRNLNPLPDDLTNFATFSRNDLWVMIVGWTLVALVCLYLWLLMRSPWGRVLKSIREDEEAVRSLGKNVYFYKMQALALGGVIGAFGGFIGALGLASVQPDSFNTDFTFIAFTMLILGGAARILGPVVGAVLFWGILSAIGSVLVRLASGDNPIIPPSLMNSDQASNVRFMIVGLVLMLLMIYRPQGLFGDRKEIALDAR; encoded by the coding sequence ATGGAAATCCTGCAAGGTGCATTCCACGACGCGTTCTCGCCGTTCGCGCTCTCGTTCGTGCTCGCGGCCGTCGGCCTCAACGTGCACTTCGGCTACACCGGCCTCCTGAACTTCGGCCAGGCAGCCTTCGCTGCGGTGGGGGCCTACGGCATGGCGGTCGCGATCGCCTCGTTCGACGTGCCCCTCTTCCCTGCACTCCTGCTCGGGATCGTCGGCTCGGTGATCCTGGCGCTGATCCTCGGTGTCCCGACACTGCGGCTGCGCGCCGACTACCTCGCCATCGTGACGATCGCGGCGGCAGAGATCCTGCGGCTGATGTTCTCCACGTCGTTCAAGGAGTACTTCCATGCCCGTGACGGCGTCAGCGGGTTCACGACCGGGTTCCGCAACCTGAACCCACTGCCCGATGACCTGACCAACTTCGCGACCTTCAGCCGCAACGACCTGTGGGTCATGATCGTCGGGTGGACGCTGGTCGCGCTCGTGTGCCTCTACCTGTGGCTGCTGATGCGCTCGCCGTGGGGCCGGGTGCTCAAGAGCATCCGGGAGGACGAGGAAGCCGTGCGCTCCCTCGGCAAGAACGTCTACTTCTACAAGATGCAGGCGCTCGCCCTCGGCGGTGTGATCGGAGCCTTCGGCGGCTTCATCGGCGCACTGGGACTCGCCTCCGTGCAGCCCGACAGCTTCAACACCGACTTCACCTTCATCGCCTTCACCATGCTGATCCTCGGCGGGGCTGCGCGCATCCTCGGCCCGGTGGTGGGAGCAGTGCTCTTCTGGGGCATCCTCTCGGCCATCGGCAGCGTGCTCGTCAGGCTCGCCTCCGGCGACAACCCGATCATCCCGCCCAGCCTGATGAACTCCGACCAGGCAAGCAACGTGCGTTTCATGATCGTCGGCCTGGTGCTGATGCTCCTGATGATCTACCGCCCCCAGGGACTCTTCGGAGACCGAAAGGAGATCGCTCTCGATGCCCGCTGA